A single genomic interval of Streptomyces showdoensis harbors:
- a CDS encoding flavin-containing monooxygenase — protein sequence MTTPQTHPVYVIGGGPGGLAVAATLREQGVRAVVLEKSDAVGASWRRHYDRLRLHTTRRLSALPGLKIPRSFGRWVARADVVRYLEKYAEVHDLEIVTGVEVTRIEREEARARAGGDGDPGAGGRKRSRKRPDADADGHWVLHATGGRRLVGSAVVVATGYNHTPRVPDWPGLDAYAGTPGREFVHASAYRDPRPYEGRDVLVVGVGNTGAEIAADLAEGGAARVRLAVRTAPYIVRRSTAGWPSQRTGILVRRLPAGLVDRATGLLGRFITADLSAYGLPRPEGGLYSRVRQGAIPVQDVGLVAAVRAGKVEPVAAVTSFDGDGVVLADGSRITPDAVVAATGYERALEPLLGHLGVLDERGRPVARGARCPDGVPGLYFTGFTNPISGMFREMALDAERIARRIARQRAR from the coding sequence ATGACCACCCCCCAGACCCACCCCGTCTACGTCATCGGCGGCGGCCCCGGCGGACTCGCCGTCGCCGCCACCCTGCGCGAGCAGGGCGTGCGGGCCGTCGTCCTGGAGAAGTCGGACGCCGTCGGCGCCTCCTGGCGCCGCCACTACGACCGGCTGCGGCTGCACACCACCCGCCGCCTCTCCGCGCTCCCCGGACTGAAGATCCCCCGCTCCTTCGGACGCTGGGTCGCCCGCGCGGACGTGGTGCGCTACCTGGAGAAGTACGCCGAGGTCCACGACCTGGAGATCGTGACGGGGGTCGAGGTCACCCGGATCGAGCGGGAGGAGGCCCGGGCGCGCGCGGGCGGGGACGGGGACCCGGGCGCGGGCGGCCGCAAGCGGTCGCGCAAGCGCCCGGACGCCGACGCCGACGGGCACTGGGTGCTGCACGCGACCGGCGGGCGCCGGCTCGTCGGCAGCGCCGTGGTCGTCGCCACCGGCTACAACCACACGCCCCGGGTGCCCGACTGGCCCGGCCTGGACGCCTACGCCGGCACCCCCGGCCGCGAGTTCGTCCACGCGAGCGCCTACCGCGACCCCCGGCCGTACGAGGGCCGGGACGTCCTCGTCGTCGGCGTCGGCAACACCGGCGCCGAGATAGCCGCGGACCTCGCGGAGGGCGGCGCCGCCCGGGTGCGGCTGGCCGTGCGCACCGCCCCGTACATCGTCCGCCGCTCCACGGCCGGCTGGCCCAGCCAGCGCACCGGCATCCTCGTGCGGCGGCTCCCGGCGGGCCTGGTGGACCGGGCCACGGGGCTGCTCGGCCGGTTCATCACGGCCGACCTCTCGGCGTACGGGCTGCCCCGCCCCGAGGGAGGCCTCTACTCCCGGGTGCGCCAGGGCGCGATCCCGGTGCAGGACGTGGGCCTGGTCGCGGCCGTGCGGGCCGGGAAGGTGGAGCCGGTGGCCGCCGTGACCTCCTTCGACGGCGACGGGGTCGTCCTCGCCGACGGCTCCCGGATCACTCCCGACGCGGTGGTCGCCGCCACCGGCTACGAGCGCGCCCTCGAGCCCCTGCTCGGCCACCTCGGGGTGCTCGACGAGCGCGGCCGTCCGGTGGCGCGGGGGGCGCGGTGCCCGGACGGGGTGCCGGGGCTCTACTTCACGGGGTTCACGAATCCGATCAGCGGGATGTTCCGGGAGATGGCGCTCGACGCGGAGCGGATCGCCCGGCGGATCGCCCGGCAGCGGGCCCGGTAG
- a CDS encoding acetate--CoA ligase family protein, with protein MLGSTHGTFTTDLRARVVACGEQPTRVAVHGVTAVEGDTDVSGRPLHASVPELDRFFRPEVVAVVGASDAEGRPNTGITRQLLDWAGRVGARVVPVHPTRTSVFGIDCVASVGELGALGVNVDLAVLLVADPLPVIEQLAEAKVRFAVAFASGFAETGEEGAAAQERLAAAVGRSGLRLLGPNTNLNAFERFREDLDGPAVALITQSGHQGRPVFTMQELGVRLSHWAPTGNEADLETADFLSYFAHRPEVGAIACYVEGLKDGRSFLLAADQAARRGVPVVAVKVGRTEAGARMAASHTGKLTGADQVVDAAMRQFGVIRVDGLDQLQDTAALLARARKPVADGVVVYSISGGTGAHFSDLATAAGLKLPTLSQARQDELHQWIPPYLSVANPVDNGGHPVGDWRGRKIIDSILADPEVGVLICPITGPFPPMSDKLAQDLVDAAEATDKLVCVVWGSPVGTEEAYRTTLLGSSRVATFRTFGNCIGAVKAYLDHHRFTAGYRSPFDEAPRTPSPSFRKAQALMRPGHRLSEHAAKQLLRAYGIRVPREQLVTSAAAAVRAAGLVGYPVVMKASGAQLAHKTELGLVKVGLTSASQIRDTYRELTDIARYEGIDLDGVLVCQMVGRGVEMVVGVTHDSLFGPTVTVGLGGVLVEVLNDAAVRVPPFGEREARDMLGELRGRALLDGVRGAPPADVDALVEVVLRVQRMALELDGDLAELDINPLMVLPRGQGAVALDALAVCR; from the coding sequence ATGCTTGGATCGACTCACGGCACCTTCACCACAGACCTCCGCGCTCGCGTCGTCGCCTGCGGCGAGCAGCCCACCCGGGTCGCCGTGCACGGCGTCACCGCCGTCGAGGGCGATACGGACGTCAGCGGGCGCCCGCTGCACGCGTCCGTGCCCGAGCTCGACCGGTTCTTCCGGCCCGAGGTGGTGGCCGTCGTCGGCGCCTCCGACGCCGAGGGCCGGCCCAACACCGGGATCACCCGCCAGCTCCTCGACTGGGCCGGGCGGGTCGGGGCACGGGTGGTGCCGGTGCACCCGACCCGCACCTCGGTCTTCGGCATCGACTGCGTCGCGTCCGTCGGCGAACTCGGCGCGCTCGGCGTGAACGTCGACCTCGCCGTGCTCCTGGTGGCCGACCCGCTGCCCGTGATCGAGCAACTGGCCGAGGCCAAGGTGCGGTTCGCCGTCGCCTTCGCGTCCGGCTTCGCCGAGACCGGCGAGGAGGGTGCCGCCGCGCAGGAGCGCCTGGCGGCCGCGGTGGGCCGCTCGGGGCTGCGGCTGCTCGGCCCCAACACCAACCTCAACGCCTTCGAGCGCTTCCGCGAGGACCTCGACGGACCCGCCGTCGCCCTCATCACCCAGTCCGGGCACCAGGGCCGGCCCGTCTTCACCATGCAGGAGCTGGGTGTCCGGCTCTCGCACTGGGCGCCCACCGGCAACGAGGCCGACCTGGAGACCGCCGACTTCCTCTCGTACTTCGCGCACCGGCCCGAGGTCGGCGCCATCGCCTGTTACGTGGAGGGGCTCAAGGACGGACGCTCCTTCCTGCTCGCCGCCGACCAGGCCGCCCGGCGCGGGGTGCCGGTCGTCGCGGTGAAGGTGGGCCGCACGGAGGCCGGGGCCCGGATGGCCGCCTCGCACACCGGCAAGCTGACCGGGGCGGACCAGGTCGTCGACGCGGCCATGCGGCAGTTCGGGGTGATCCGGGTCGACGGGCTCGACCAGCTCCAGGACACCGCCGCGCTGCTGGCCCGGGCCCGCAAGCCGGTCGCGGACGGGGTGGTCGTCTACTCGATCTCCGGCGGCACCGGCGCGCACTTCTCGGACCTGGCCACGGCGGCGGGGCTCAAGCTGCCCACCCTCTCCCAGGCCCGGCAGGACGAGCTGCACCAGTGGATCCCCCCGTACCTGAGCGTGGCCAACCCGGTCGACAACGGCGGGCACCCGGTGGGCGACTGGCGCGGCCGGAAGATCATCGACTCGATCCTCGCCGACCCGGAGGTGGGGGTGCTGATCTGTCCGATCACCGGCCCCTTCCCCCCGATGAGCGACAAGCTGGCGCAGGACCTGGTGGACGCGGCCGAGGCGACGGACAAGCTGGTCTGCGTGGTGTGGGGCTCGCCGGTCGGCACCGAGGAGGCCTACCGCACCACGCTGCTCGGCTCCTCGCGGGTCGCCACCTTCCGCACCTTCGGCAACTGCATCGGCGCGGTGAAGGCCTACCTCGACCACCACCGCTTCACCGCCGGCTACCGCTCCCCCTTCGACGAGGCCCCGCGCACCCCGTCCCCCTCCTTCCGCAAGGCGCAGGCCCTGATGCGGCCCGGCCACCGGCTGAGCGAGCACGCGGCGAAGCAGCTGCTGCGGGCGTACGGGATCAGGGTGCCGCGCGAGCAGCTGGTCACCAGCGCGGCGGCGGCCGTGCGGGCGGCGGGCCTGGTCGGCTACCCGGTGGTCATGAAGGCCTCGGGCGCGCAGCTGGCCCACAAGACGGAGCTGGGCCTGGTGAAGGTCGGGCTGACCTCGGCGAGCCAGATCCGCGACACGTACCGCGAACTGACCGACATCGCCCGCTACGAGGGCATCGACCTGGACGGCGTCCTGGTCTGCCAGATGGTCGGGCGCGGGGTGGAGATGGTGGTCGGGGTGACCCACGACTCGCTCTTCGGGCCGACGGTCACGGTCGGGCTCGGCGGCGTCCTGGTGGAGGTGCTGAACGACGCGGCGGTACGGGTGCCGCCGTTCGGCGAGCGGGAGGCCCGGGACATGCTGGGCGAACTGCGCGGCCGGGCCCTGCTCGACGGGGTGCGGGGGGCGCCGCCGGCGGACGTGGACGCGCTGGTGGAGGTGGTGCTGCGGGTGCAGCGCATGGCGCTCGAACTGGACGGCGATCTGGCCGAGTTGGACATCAACCCGCTGATGGTGCTGCCGCGGGGACAGGGCGCGGTGGCCCTGGACGCGCTCGCGGTGTGCCGGTAG
- a CDS encoding enoyl-CoA hydratase/isomerase family protein yields MSEDVLHAVENGVAWITLNRPEAMNAVTWDQRERIIALLADASADPEVRAVVITATGRGFCAGADLRGGPPASPADGERVAGDVARMIRRGAQRFVGAVLDCEKPVIAAVNGTAAGIGAHLAFACDLVLAAEPAKFVEVFVRRGIVPDGGGAYLLPRLVGPQRAKELMFFGDAVPAAEARAMGLVNRVVPAEELEKTAREWAERLAQGPTRALALTKQLVNASLDTDRASAFTAEANAQELCMTTRDAQEGVAAFVERRTPTYGGR; encoded by the coding sequence ATGTCGGAGGACGTCCTGCACGCCGTCGAGAACGGCGTCGCGTGGATCACGCTCAACCGGCCCGAGGCGATGAACGCGGTCACCTGGGACCAGCGGGAGCGGATCATCGCGCTCCTCGCGGACGCCTCGGCCGACCCGGAGGTCCGGGCGGTGGTGATCACGGCGACCGGGCGCGGTTTCTGCGCGGGCGCGGACCTGCGGGGAGGCCCGCCGGCCTCCCCGGCCGACGGGGAGCGGGTGGCCGGGGACGTGGCCCGGATGATCCGCCGGGGCGCCCAGCGCTTCGTCGGGGCGGTGCTGGACTGCGAGAAGCCGGTGATCGCGGCGGTGAACGGGACGGCGGCGGGGATCGGGGCGCACCTGGCCTTCGCGTGCGACCTGGTGCTGGCGGCGGAGCCGGCGAAGTTCGTGGAGGTGTTCGTGCGGCGCGGGATCGTGCCGGACGGGGGCGGGGCGTATCTGCTGCCGCGACTGGTGGGCCCGCAGCGGGCGAAGGAGCTGATGTTCTTCGGCGACGCGGTGCCGGCGGCGGAGGCGCGGGCGATGGGCCTGGTGAACCGGGTGGTGCCGGCGGAGGAGCTGGAGAAGACCGCCCGCGAGTGGGCGGAGCGGCTGGCCCAGGGCCCGACCCGGGCCCTGGCCCTCACCAAGCAGCTGGTGAACGCGTCCCTGGACACCGACCGGGCGTCCGCCTTCACGGCGGAGGCGAACGCCCAGGAGCTGTGCATGACGACGCGGGACGCGCAGGAGGGGGTGGCGGCGTTCGTGGAACGCCGGACCCCTACGTACGGGGGGCGCTGA
- a CDS encoding MarR family transcriptional regulator, translating into MSGNADDTVRELLLLMPRLIGRAKRIPVPEPLRPLDLAPRHLSLLALLLFDGDMSVNELAARLEVAPTTVSLLVGDLSRKGVLERREDERDRRRRIVRIAEAHAPAITAWLAPGAAAWRTALAPLTAEQRRLFVDTLLAYETAVGEAD; encoded by the coding sequence ATGTCCGGGAACGCCGACGACACCGTCCGCGAGCTGCTGCTGCTCATGCCCCGCCTGATCGGCCGGGCCAAGCGGATCCCCGTCCCCGAACCGCTCCGCCCCCTCGACCTGGCCCCGCGCCACCTCTCCCTCCTCGCCCTCCTGCTCTTCGACGGGGACATGTCCGTCAACGAGCTCGCCGCCCGCCTGGAGGTCGCACCGACCACGGTCAGCCTGCTCGTGGGCGACCTGAGCCGGAAGGGCGTGCTGGAGCGGCGCGAGGACGAGCGGGACCGGCGCCGCCGGATCGTCCGGATCGCCGAGGCCCACGCACCGGCCATCACTGCCTGGCTGGCCCCGGGCGCCGCCGCCTGGCGCACGGCCCTCGCCCCACTGACGGCGGAGCAGCGGCGCCTGTTCGTGGACACCCTGCTCGCCTACGAGACGGCCGTGGGCGAGGCCGACTGA
- a CDS encoding flavin reductase family protein, whose product MAATAVRYLRSAGAPTAVEPLPRPALRAVRDDERLPVDPAEFRRVLGHFASGVTIVTALDAEGPAGFACQSFASLSLDPPLIAFMVARTSTTWPRIARAGTFCVNILGADQGGLCRSFAVSGADKFAGVEWTPAPSTGSPRLPDAPAWLDCTITTVHTGGDHLIVVGRVDSLGATDGTADPLLFHRGRFGRFSE is encoded by the coding sequence ATGGCGGCCACCGCCGTCCGATACCTCAGGTCGGCCGGGGCGCCCACGGCCGTGGAACCCCTGCCCCGCCCCGCGCTGCGCGCCGTACGGGACGACGAGCGGCTGCCGGTCGACCCCGCCGAGTTCCGGCGCGTGCTCGGGCACTTCGCGAGCGGGGTCACGATCGTGACGGCCCTGGACGCCGAAGGCCCGGCGGGCTTCGCCTGCCAGTCCTTCGCCTCGCTCTCCCTCGACCCGCCGCTGATCGCCTTCATGGTCGCCCGCACCTCCACGACCTGGCCCCGGATCGCCCGCGCGGGCACCTTCTGCGTCAACATCCTCGGCGCCGACCAGGGCGGACTGTGCCGTTCCTTCGCGGTGAGCGGCGCCGACAAGTTCGCGGGCGTGGAGTGGACCCCGGCCCCGAGCACCGGCTCCCCCCGCCTCCCGGACGCCCCGGCCTGGCTCGACTGCACGATCACGACGGTCCACACGGGCGGCGACCACCTCATCGTGGTGGGCCGCGTGGACTCCCTCGGCGCCACGGACGGCACGGCGGACCCGCTGCTGTTCCACCGGGGGCGGTTCGGGCGGTTCAGCGAGTAG
- a CDS encoding DNA-binding protein yields MRITYWIAPERRIILLTAFRKTRQREPAEIARAVRAWAHCVGQEHTVDEG; encoded by the coding sequence ATGCGCATCACGTACTGGATCGCGCCCGAGCGACGGATCATTCTCCTGACCGCCTTCCGCAAGACGCGACAGCGGGAGCCGGCCGAGATCGCTCGGGCCGTGCGGGCCTGGGCTCACTGCGTCGGGCAGGAACACACCGTCGACGAGGGGTGA
- a CDS encoding helix-turn-helix domain-containing protein produces the protein MTSREDWADLRQDALRDPEAVASYEATRIRYELGVAVRARREELGMTQSQLALASGLQQPAVARFEAGGTMPTLPVLERLAAALDLRLHVGFEPLDRAAG, from the coding sequence ATGACCAGCCGAGAAGACTGGGCCGACCTGCGGCAGGACGCGCTGCGCGACCCCGAGGCGGTCGCCTCGTACGAGGCGACCCGCATCCGGTACGAGCTGGGGGTCGCCGTTCGGGCGAGGCGGGAGGAGCTGGGTATGACGCAGAGCCAGCTCGCGCTGGCGAGCGGGCTCCAGCAGCCCGCCGTCGCCCGGTTCGAGGCCGGCGGCACGATGCCCACGCTGCCCGTGCTCGAACGGCTCGCCGCGGCGCTGGACCTGCGCCTGCACGTCGGGTTCGAGCCCTTGGACCGCGCCGCCGGATGA
- a CDS encoding MFS transporter has protein sequence MTQTTEPPARPAPPAASRPSARTPRVHRAWFVAAVTFVTIIGAAAFASLPGLLIEPLHGEFAWSRGTIGFAVSVNLALYGLTAPFAAALMDRFGIRRVVALALTVIAAGSLLTVWMTAAWQLILFWGVLVGLGSGSMALAFAATVTNRWFVARRGLVTGILTAAGASGQLIFLPLLSWLVEHHGWRPAAVTVALAALAVVPFVWLLLRDHPADVGLAPYGGEYADKPAPVTGAARRAVTVLFKAARTGPFWLLAGTFAICGASTNGLVKTHFVPAAHDHGMPVTAAAGLLAVIGVFDVVGTIASGWFTDRFEARRLLAVYYALRGVSLLFLPMLLAPAVHPPMLFFIVFYGLDWVATVPPTIALCREHYGEDSAIVFGWVLASHQVGAAAVAFAGGLARDVFGSYDPVWYASGALCAAAALMALVIRRPRGGVVAA, from the coding sequence GTGACCCAGACAACCGAGCCCCCCGCGCGGCCCGCGCCGCCCGCCGCCTCCCGCCCGTCCGCCCGCACCCCCCGCGTGCACCGCGCCTGGTTCGTCGCGGCCGTCACCTTCGTCACGATCATCGGGGCGGCGGCCTTCGCCTCGCTGCCCGGCCTGCTGATCGAGCCGCTGCACGGCGAGTTCGCGTGGTCGCGCGGCACGATCGGCTTCGCGGTCTCCGTGAACCTCGCGCTGTACGGCCTGACGGCACCGTTCGCGGCCGCGCTGATGGACCGCTTCGGCATCCGCAGGGTCGTGGCGCTGGCCCTCACGGTCATCGCGGCCGGCTCCCTGCTCACCGTCTGGATGACGGCGGCCTGGCAGCTGATCCTGTTCTGGGGCGTCCTGGTCGGCCTCGGCAGCGGCTCGATGGCGCTGGCCTTCGCGGCGACGGTCACCAACCGCTGGTTCGTCGCGCGGCGCGGCCTGGTCACGGGCATCCTGACCGCGGCCGGCGCCTCCGGGCAGCTGATCTTCCTGCCGCTGCTCTCCTGGCTGGTCGAGCACCACGGCTGGCGCCCCGCCGCCGTCACGGTCGCGCTGGCCGCCCTCGCCGTCGTGCCCTTCGTCTGGCTGCTGCTGCGCGACCACCCGGCGGACGTGGGCCTGGCCCCGTACGGCGGGGAGTACGCCGACAAGCCCGCCCCCGTCACCGGCGCCGCCCGCCGCGCGGTCACGGTCCTCTTCAAGGCGGCCCGCACGGGCCCCTTCTGGCTGCTCGCCGGCACCTTCGCGATCTGTGGCGCCTCCACCAACGGCCTGGTGAAGACCCACTTCGTGCCCGCCGCCCACGACCACGGCATGCCGGTGACGGCGGCGGCCGGACTCCTCGCCGTGATCGGCGTCTTCGACGTGGTCGGCACGATCGCCTCCGGCTGGTTCACCGACCGCTTCGAGGCCCGCCGCCTGCTCGCCGTCTACTACGCCCTGCGCGGCGTCTCGCTGCTCTTCCTGCCGATGCTGCTGGCTCCCGCGGTCCACCCGCCGATGCTCTTCTTCATCGTCTTCTACGGCCTCGACTGGGTCGCCACGGTCCCGCCGACCATCGCCCTGTGCCGCGAGCACTACGGCGAGGACAGCGCCATCGTCTTCGGCTGGGTCCTCGCCTCCCACCAGGTCGGCGCCGCCGCCGTCGCCTTCGCCGGCGGCCTGGCCCGCGACGTCTTCGGCTCCTACGACCCCGTCTGGTACGCCTCCGGCGCCCTGTGCGCGGCGGCGGCACTGATGGCCCTGGTCATCCGGCGGCCCCGGGGCGGGGTGGTGGCGGCGTAG
- a CDS encoding MFS transporter, with protein MEPPAPVEGIPAPTEPPAPALWNRNFRLFFVARAVAVFGEGMVPVAFAAGLIGAGHSGSTVGYALGLWTASFAVFVLFGGVLADRFTARRMMILADLLRLPGAVLLGVTFALGSPPLWAVYVLSAVSGIGAALFQPGVASTIPRIAPDVQRANAVLRVVEALMTMAGPAAAGLLVALWNAGAAFGVNGAAFAVSALCFTLMRLAPVPSDGIRRGSMASELALGWREFRARSWLWGVISIWTVYGLTVAGPMVPLTASLVTEQHGSATYGVLMAVNGAGSAVGGLLALRLRPVRPLAAGAVALLGLPVNLLLLGTDAAVPLLYAGQFTGGAAFAFWLVMWSTAVQTHVPQDALNRMHAYDVAGSLLMMGVGRTLSGPVAAVVGAEQVLLAGAGIAVLVVTALLVVRPIRTLPRA; from the coding sequence GTGGAGCCGCCCGCACCCGTCGAGGGGATCCCCGCCCCCACCGAGCCGCCCGCTCCCGCCCTCTGGAACCGTAACTTCCGGCTCTTCTTCGTCGCCCGCGCGGTCGCCGTGTTCGGCGAGGGCATGGTCCCGGTCGCCTTCGCCGCCGGGCTCATCGGCGCGGGTCACTCCGGCTCCACCGTCGGCTACGCGCTCGGTCTGTGGACCGCTTCCTTCGCCGTCTTCGTGCTCTTCGGGGGCGTGCTCGCCGACCGCTTCACCGCGCGGCGCATGATGATCCTCGCCGACCTCCTCCGGCTGCCGGGCGCGGTGCTGCTCGGGGTGACCTTCGCGCTCGGCAGCCCGCCGCTGTGGGCCGTGTACGTGCTGTCCGCCGTCAGCGGCATCGGCGCCGCCCTCTTCCAGCCGGGCGTCGCGTCCACGATCCCGCGCATCGCCCCGGACGTGCAGCGGGCCAACGCGGTGCTCAGGGTCGTCGAGGCGCTCATGACGATGGCCGGCCCGGCCGCCGCCGGTCTGCTCGTCGCCCTGTGGAACGCCGGCGCGGCCTTCGGCGTCAACGGCGCCGCCTTCGCCGTCAGCGCCCTCTGCTTCACCCTGATGCGGCTCGCTCCGGTCCCCTCGGACGGGATCCGGCGCGGCTCTATGGCCTCCGAACTCGCTCTCGGATGGCGTGAGTTCCGGGCCCGGAGCTGGCTGTGGGGGGTCATCTCCATCTGGACGGTGTACGGCCTGACGGTGGCGGGCCCGATGGTGCCGCTCACCGCGAGCCTGGTGACCGAGCAGCACGGCTCGGCGACGTACGGCGTGCTGATGGCCGTCAACGGAGCGGGCAGCGCCGTCGGCGGCCTGCTCGCCCTGCGGCTGCGCCCGGTCCGCCCGCTGGCCGCCGGGGCGGTCGCCCTGCTCGGCCTGCCGGTGAACCTGCTGCTGCTCGGCACGGACGCGGCGGTGCCGCTGCTGTACGCGGGCCAGTTCACCGGCGGGGCGGCCTTCGCCTTCTGGCTGGTGATGTGGTCGACGGCGGTCCAGACCCACGTCCCGCAGGACGCGCTGAACCGGATGCACGCGTACGACGTGGCCGGATCGCTGCTGATGATGGGCGTCGGCCGCACCCTGTCGGGCCCGGTCGCGGCGGTGGTGGGCGCGGAGCAGGTGCTGCTGGCCGGGGCGGGGATCGCGGTGCTGGTGGTGACGGCACTGCTGGTGGTGCGGCCGATCAGGACCTTGCCGAGGGCGTAG
- a CDS encoding GlxA family transcriptional regulator, whose amino-acid sequence MSSIRPHRVAVLALPGLLPFELGIPHRIFGRAKDPGGRSLYEIVTCAPVPGPVPTDADFSVHVEHGPEVLATADTVVVPASYELGPVYEEGRLTPELAAALAHVRPGTRLVSICTGGYVLAAAGYLDGRPATTHWASADHFQRLFPRVRVDADVLFVDDGDVLTSAGVAAGIDLCLHIVRRDHGTGVANEVARRTVVPPHRDGGQAQYIARPVPEAGSSTTTAARAWALAHLHEPIQLRDLAVRESMSVRTFTRRFREEAGVSPGQWLTRQRVERARHLLESTDLPVDQIAHDAGFGTAQSLRVHLQAAIGVTPTAYRRTFRAAGAVG is encoded by the coding sequence GTGAGCAGCATCCGTCCGCACCGGGTCGCCGTCCTCGCCCTGCCCGGCCTGCTCCCCTTCGAACTCGGCATCCCGCACCGGATCTTCGGCCGCGCCAAGGACCCCGGCGGACGGTCCCTGTACGAGATCGTCACCTGCGCTCCGGTCCCGGGGCCGGTCCCGACGGACGCCGACTTCTCCGTGCACGTCGAGCACGGACCCGAGGTCCTCGCCACCGCCGACACGGTGGTCGTCCCCGCCTCGTACGAGCTCGGCCCCGTCTACGAGGAGGGACGGCTGACCCCGGAACTGGCGGCGGCGCTCGCGCACGTCCGGCCCGGCACCCGGCTCGTCTCCATCTGCACCGGCGGGTACGTGCTGGCCGCCGCGGGCTACCTCGACGGGCGCCCGGCCACCACCCACTGGGCCTCCGCCGACCACTTCCAGCGGCTCTTCCCCCGGGTGCGGGTGGACGCGGACGTCCTGTTCGTGGACGACGGGGACGTGCTGACCTCGGCGGGGGTCGCCGCCGGGATCGACCTGTGCCTGCACATCGTGCGCCGCGACCACGGCACGGGCGTCGCCAACGAGGTGGCGCGTCGCACGGTCGTGCCCCCGCACCGGGACGGCGGCCAGGCCCAGTACATCGCGCGCCCGGTGCCCGAGGCGGGCAGCTCGACCACGACCGCGGCCCGCGCCTGGGCCCTCGCCCACCTGCACGAGCCGATCCAGCTGCGGGACCTGGCGGTGCGCGAGTCGATGAGCGTGCGGACCTTCACCCGCCGTTTCCGCGAGGAGGCCGGCGTCAGCCCGGGCCAGTGGCTCACCCGGCAGCGGGTGGAACGCGCCCGTCACCTCCTGGAGTCCACCGACCTCCCGGTCGACCAGATCGCCCACGACGCGGGCTTCGGCACCGCCCAGTCGCTGCGGGTGCACCTCCAGGCGGCGATCGGGGTGACCCCCACGGCCTACCGGCGCACCTTCCGGGCGGCGGGGGCCGTGGGCTGA
- a CDS encoding MFS transporter: protein MSYRELVTRPVLAWSAVTVAARLPVAMAPLALVFLVREEPGGYALGAVLAAAYVLGEIIAAPVLGMRMNAERARPQLAAGLAVGATGFAGLGLAGGGAHPVLLGTLAFCAGAGPAAVPGGQRALLTSLVPERAVTQAMSMESVLTFGIWAAAPALATGLALGAGPAVPPLLQAGLMALSVAGLWLLPAGWSAEAKETGAAMGRVLARAWPVYVTGAASLTLLALAELVLPALLEQRGAAIGWAGPLLAGFSIGSAVGAFLYGLRDSWPGRLPVQSAVLIVAVSAGVALVAVLPWTAAVGAALIAAGLLQAPAMLTRNLALRQILPPGALAAGYSVMYAAVGAGYAVSGTLAGALLGVVAPSTAILCGVVLTLVLTAVGVWGERRMPVARRADGAEEAEEAGDRAAGAAPGAVAQPTAPAARKVRR from the coding sequence ATGTCCTACCGCGAGCTCGTCACCCGCCCCGTCCTCGCCTGGTCGGCGGTCACCGTCGCCGCCCGGCTGCCCGTCGCGATGGCGCCGCTCGCGCTGGTCTTCCTGGTACGGGAGGAGCCCGGCGGGTACGCCCTCGGGGCCGTGCTCGCCGCCGCGTACGTCCTCGGCGAGATCATCGCCGCGCCCGTGCTCGGCATGCGGATGAACGCGGAGCGGGCCCGGCCGCAGCTCGCGGCCGGGCTCGCGGTCGGCGCCACCGGCTTCGCGGGGCTCGGGCTCGCGGGCGGCGGCGCCCACCCCGTCCTCCTCGGCACCCTCGCCTTCTGCGCCGGCGCGGGCCCGGCCGCCGTCCCCGGCGGGCAGCGGGCGCTGCTCACCAGCCTGGTCCCGGAGCGGGCGGTCACCCAGGCGATGAGCATGGAGTCGGTCCTGACCTTCGGGATCTGGGCCGCCGCCCCCGCGCTCGCCACCGGACTCGCGCTCGGCGCCGGGCCCGCCGTACCACCGCTGCTCCAGGCCGGGCTCATGGCCCTGTCCGTGGCGGGCCTGTGGCTGCTCCCCGCGGGCTGGTCCGCCGAGGCGAAGGAGACCGGCGCAGCGATGGGCCGGGTCCTCGCCCGGGCCTGGCCGGTGTACGTCACGGGCGCGGCGAGCCTCACCCTGCTCGCCCTCGCGGAGCTGGTCCTGCCCGCCCTGCTGGAACAGCGCGGGGCCGCCATCGGCTGGGCCGGGCCGCTGCTCGCCGGCTTCTCGATCGGCTCGGCCGTCGGCGCCTTCCTCTACGGCCTGCGCGACTCCTGGCCGGGGCGGCTGCCCGTCCAGTCCGCCGTCCTGATCGTCGCCGTCTCCGCGGGCGTCGCGCTCGTCGCCGTCCTGCCCTGGACCGCCGCCGTCGGCGCCGCCCTGATCGCGGCCGGACTCCTCCAGGCCCCGGCCATGCTCACCCGCAACCTCGCCCTGCGCCAGATCCTGCCGCCCGGCGCCCTCGCCGCCGGCTATTCGGTGATGTACGCGGCGGTCGGCGCCGGATACGCGGTCAGCGGCACCCTCGCGGGCGCGCTGCTCGGGGTCGTGGCCCCGTCGACGGCGATCCTGTGCGGGGTGGTCCTGACGCTGGTCCTGACGGCGGTGGGGGTGTGGGGCGAGCGCCGGATGCCGGTGGCGCGGAGGGCGGACGGGGCGGAGGAGGCGGAGGAGGCCGGGGACCGGGCGGCCGGGGCGGCACCCGGCGCGGTCGCTCAGCCCACGGCCCCCGCCGCCCGGAAGGTGCGCCGGTAG